CCGCATCGGTGCCTCCGCGGCGTGCCACGGCCTGCTCGAGGGCGTTCACGGCCAACGAGGCCTGCATCCGCCCGGCCATGGAGTACCCCACGATCCTGCCGGCGTAGAGATCCTTGATCGCGCTTCAGGTAGAGCTTGCCCTCACCGGTGGGGTGCTCGGTGATGTCGGTCAGCCACAGCCGGTTCGGAGCTTCGGCAGAGAAGTCCCGGCGGACGTGGTCGTCGTGCACGGGTGGGCCTGGGCGGGTCCCGTTCTTGCCACGCTTGGCCCCGAACGCGCAGTGCCACCCGTTCTGGCGGCAGAGCCGCCAGGCAGTACGGGCGGCCATTCGCTCCCCGGCCGCCTCGGCCTCGTCCCGCAGCAGCCGGTACCCGAACTCCGGATCGTTCTGGTGGGCGTCGTGCAGGGCGTTGGCCCGGTGGGCCTGCTCCACCTCAGAAACGGCGACGGGCTTCTCCCGCCAGCGGTAGTAGGGCTGGCGGGCGAGCTTGAGGACCCGCAAGGACACCGCGACCGGGATCTGGTCGGCGGCGAGCTCGGACACGAGCGGGTACATCATTTTTTCGGCTTACTTCGCCTGGGAGAGGTAGGCCGCGGCGCGGCGTAGGACTTCGTTCTCCTGCTCGAGGAGCCGGATCCTGCGGCGGGCTGCGCGGAGTTCTTCGGCCTCGGCCTTGGTGGTGCCTGGGATGTTGCCTGCTTCGATATCGGCCTGGCGAATCCAGTTCGTCAGGCAGGACTCGGAGATGCCGAAGTCCTTCGCGATGTCTTTCAGATGGGTGCCGGGCTCACGGTTCTGCGCGACCCGGACGACATCATCGCGGAACTCTTTGGGGTAGGGGGCGGGCATGGTGCACATCCTTCCCTGTGGTGTGGGAACACCACAGATCGTATGTCACCTGTACGTGCGTCAGTCCCTCATCGAGGATCCGGTGTTCCATGACTCGCGCCGATCCCAGCTCGTGCAGATGGCGGATCTGGTGGCCTACACGGCCTTCTGCCACCTGAACCGGCACGCCGGCAACGTCTATGCGTGGAACTGGTACGCGGACCATCTCGCCGCGAGCGACACCCGACGAGGACCAAGGCCCATCTGAGGTAAACACAGCAAGACCCGCCATGCCACGGGCGTGGGGCGGGTCCGCACGGCTAGTCTACGCCCCGGCCGTTCCGAACCGCCACCCGTCAGCCCTCCGCCTGCCCCTGCCGCCAGTAGCCCATGAAGGAGATGGCGCGTTTGGGCACGCCCCGCTCCACCGCCAGCCGCCGCAGGGCCCGCACCAGGGACGACTCCCCGGCCAGGAACACGTAGGCGTCCGCGGTCGACTCCTCCAGCTCGGCCAGGGTCCACTCCCTGTCCTCGCCCTCGGCGGGGGGCGGCGGGACGAGCGGGTCGACGCCGGCCGGCGCCGTGGAGGCGCGGACGCCACCGCCCAGCAGGGCGGCCACGCGCGCCTGCGCCCACGCGCCGGGCACGTGCTGCGGGGCGCGCCGCCCCACGTGCAGGCGCACCCGGCCGTGCTCGGTCACGTCGAGGGGACGGCGGGAGGCGTCCCAGTCCTCCGGCAGGGCCAGGCGCTCGGCGATCAGGTCGGCCGGCCCGGAGCCCTCGGGCAGCTCCAGGACCACGTCCGCCTCGCCGGCGAACCCGCCGAAGGGGTCGGCGAGCTCTTCGGCCACGGAGATCAACGCAGGGGCGGCCGTCTCGTCGCCGACGGCCAGCACCCGGCGGGCGTTCGCGGGACGCCACCCCGCCCACGCCGGGGCCTCCGCCGAGGGGACCAGGACGTTGATGTCGTCGCCGGCGGTCACCGTGCGCGCCCACCGCAGGCCGGGCCCCTGGTGGGGGTCGTCCGCGTCCTCCGGGTCCCCGTGCAGCACCACGTCCACGGTCAGCGCGGGGACCTCGCGGCCGTCCACGCGGGTCCGCCCGGCCGAGCGGACCGTGTACGTCCGCATCCAGCCGCGCTCGGCCTCCGGGATGGCCAGGAGGCCGGCGCGCAGGCCCGCGGACAGGTCCGGGTCGGCGGAGACCCCGCCGGGGGGCGGGACGAGCACCTTCACGTACGCGTCCCGCCGCGGCCGGGCCCCGCGGTAGAGGCGGTGCAGGTCCGGCACGCCCGGCGGCAGGGTGCCGAGCAGGTCCGTGCTGGCCCGCTCGAGGTCCTCGCCGGCCAGCACGATCCGCCGGAACCCCCGGCACGGCTGGTCCACCGACACCACGCGGGTGTGGGCCACGAACATCGACTCGGCGCTCATGCGCGTCCTCCTCCTCGTGCGGCTCGGTCCCCGGCACCGCGGGGGAGCACCACCGGGTGCCCCAGCAGCGGGTCCTGCACCACGTCCGCGTCCAGTCCGAACACCTCGGCCAGCACCTCGGGCACGATCACCTCGGCCGGCGTCCCGGCCGCCGCCACTCGGCCGCGGATCATCGCCACCACGTGGTCCGCGCAGCGTGCGGCCAGGTTCAGCTCGTGCAGCACCGCCACCACGGTGGCCCGGCCCGTGCCGGACCCGTCCGCCGCGCCCGACGCCGACACCGGCCCCGCCTCCGCGCGCGGATCCGGCAGGGCGCGGACGAGGTCGAGGACCTCCACCTGGTGGGAGAGGTCCAGGTAGCTCGTGGGCTCGTCCAGCAGCACCACGGGCGTGCGCTGGGCCAGCACGAGCGCGAGCCACGCGCGCTGGCGCTGGCCGCCCGAGAGCGTGGCCACGTCCCGCCCGGCCAGATCCACGAGGTCGGTGCGCTCGAGCGCGGCGGCGACGGCGTCGTCGTCGCCGGCGGCCCTCGCCCCGAACAGCCCCCGGTGCGGGTGGCGGCCGCGGTCCACGAGCTGCGCCACGGACATGCCCTCGGGCGCCACCGGGTGCTGCGGCAGCAGGGCCACGGTCCGCGCGTAGTCCCGCGCGGAGACGCCGGCCGCGTCCTGGCCCAGCACCTCGAGGGTCCCGGAGCGCAGGGGCAGCTGCCGGGTGAGCCCGCGCAGCAGCGTGGACTTGCCGCAGCCGTTGGCGCCGATGACCGCCGTGACCCTCCCGGCGGGCAGGTCCAGGTCCAGGGGGCCGACCACCGGCGGGGCCGAGGCCGGGCCGTAGCCGAGCTCGACGCCGCGCAGGCGGACGCCGGGGGCGGGGGAGGTGCTGGTCATGCGGATCGGGTCCCTCCTCGGGTGCGCCCCTGCCGCAGCAGGAGCCACAGCATGAGCGGTGCGCCCGCGGCGCCGGTGAGCACGCCCGTGGGCAGGACGGCGCCGTCGGCGAGGACGCCGAGCGCCTCGGCGCCGAGCAGGTCCGCGAGCACCACGATGACCGCGCCGGTCAGCGCGGCGGCGGCTGCGGACGGACGCCCGCGGGTGAGCCCGTGCGCCACCGGCGTGGACAGCAGCGCCACGAAGGCGAGCGGTCCCACGGTGGCCGTCGCCGCGGCGGCGAGCACGGCGCCCACGGCCAGCGCGGCCGCGGAGGTCGGCCGCGGACGGGCGCCGAGCGCGTGGGCGAGGTCGGGGCCGACGTCGGCGGGGGCCAGGCGGGCGTGCAGCGCCCCGGCGGCGGGCAGGGCCACGGCGAGCACCGCGGCCAGCAGGCCGATGCGGCCCCAGGTGACGCCGTTGAGCGAGCCGGCGATCCACACGGTGGCCGACTGCAGGTCGTGCTGGGACAGGCTGAGCATGGTGCCGGCCACCACCGCCTGGCCCGCCGCCGCCACCGCGATCCCGGCCACCACGAACCGCTCGCCGCCCACGGACCGGGCGGCGGCGAAGACGG
This Micrococcus flavus DNA region includes the following protein-coding sequences:
- a CDS encoding transposase, with amino-acid sequence MPAPYPKEFRDDVVRVAQNREPGTHLKDIAKDFGISESCLTNWIRQADIEAGNIPGTTKAEAEELRAARRRIRLLEQENEVLRRAAAYLSQAK
- a CDS encoding DUF3800 domain-containing protein, which codes for MVHILPCGVGTPQIVCHLYVRQSLIEDPVFHDSRRSQLVQMADLVAYTAFCHLNRHAGNVYAWNWYADHLAASDTRRGPRPI
- a CDS encoding siderophore-interacting protein; translation: MSAESMFVAHTRVVSVDQPCRGFRRIVLAGEDLERASTDLLGTLPPGVPDLHRLYRGARPRRDAYVKVLVPPPGGVSADPDLSAGLRAGLLAIPEAERGWMRTYTVRSAGRTRVDGREVPALTVDVVLHGDPEDADDPHQGPGLRWARTVTAGDDINVLVPSAEAPAWAGWRPANARRVLAVGDETAAPALISVAEELADPFGGFAGEADVVLELPEGSGPADLIAERLALPEDWDASRRPLDVTEHGRVRLHVGRRAPQHVPGAWAQARVAALLGGGVRASTAPAGVDPLVPPPPAEGEDREWTLAELEESTADAYVFLAGESSLVRALRRLAVERGVPKRAISFMGYWRQGQAEG
- a CDS encoding ABC transporter ATP-binding protein; translated protein: MTSTSPAPGVRLRGVELGYGPASAPPVVGPLDLDLPAGRVTAVIGANGCGKSTLLRGLTRQLPLRSGTLEVLGQDAAGVSARDYARTVALLPQHPVAPEGMSVAQLVDRGRHPHRGLFGARAAGDDDAVAAALERTDLVDLAGRDVATLSGGQRQRAWLALVLAQRTPVVLLDEPTSYLDLSHQVEVLDLVRALPDPRAEAGPVSASGAADGSGTGRATVVAVLHELNLAARCADHVVAMIRGRVAAAGTPAEVIVPEVLAEVFGLDADVVQDPLLGHPVVLPRGAGDRAARGGGRA
- a CDS encoding iron chelate uptake ABC transporter family permease subunit — encoded protein: MSAAVDVVAGLRRADRRRVGLVCAALALALAGLVLLRVVWGTYQVTVPDLVRILGGETIPGASFIVLEEKLPRAVAGALTGAGLGTAGALYRRTLRNPLASPDVLGITSGAAAAVVLGLAATSGQTGGTSDLARAGAALAGALVAMAAVFAAARSVGGERFVVAGIAVAAAGQAVVAGTMLSLSQHDLQSATVWIAGSLNGVTWGRIGLLAAVLAVALPAAGALHARLAPADVGPDLAHALGARPRPTSAAALAVGAVLAAAATATVGPLAFVALLSTPVAHGLTRGRPSAAAAALTGAVIVVLADLLGAEALGVLADGAVLPTGVLTGAAGAPLMLWLLLRQGRTRGGTRSA